GCCCGGGTCCGTGGTGGCTATGCCGCGCGGACAACCGCGCCCGCTCTCGCAGCGCGCGCAGCGGACGCAGCCCAGCGCGACCAGCTCCCCCGTCCCTACTACCACACCATCCGCGCCCAGGGCGATGGCCTTGGCGATATCGTGCGCGTTGCGCAAACCGCCGCTGGCCATCAGAGTTATTTTGTCACGCACGCCCTCACGTGTGAGGAAATCGTGGACCTTGACGATGGCATATTCGATAGGCATGGCGATATTCTTCTTGGCGATGTCGGGGGCGGCGCCGGTGCCCCCGTATCCGCCGTCCATATGAACGATATGCGCCCCGGCCGAATAGCTCCCCACCGCAACCATGTCCACATCGGCGGGGGTGGACACCTTGGCCGAGACCAGCGCATGGCGATTGATATGTTTGATCCAGTCCATGTGTTTCTTATGGTCTTCGATGGAATATACGCTGTGGAACGGAAAAGGCGAGAAGAGCGAGATGCCCGTCACCGTTTCGCGCATTTTTGCCACGGCGGGGGTGACCTTATCGGCCAGCAGGTGGCCGCCCAGACCCGGCTTGGCGCCCTGGGCATATTTGAACTCAACGATGCGCACGCGTTGAATCGTCTCCTCGCGCACGCCGAACAGCCCGGTGGCGACCTGTGTAATGGTGTGCTCGTCATAGGGCCTCAGCCTCTCCATGTAGCCGCCCTCGCCCGTGCAGGTGAAGGTATTGAAGGCCACGGCGGCCTGCGCCTTGGAAAGCTGTGTCACGTTGCTGACCGACCCGAAGGACATGCCGCCGCCGTACCAGGGAACATCGATCTTGATCTGCGGCCTCCCGTCTCCCCGCCTGTTCAGCTCAAGGCTGGTGTCGATCTGGTCCGGCGCTAGGTCGATCGGCGGCACGGCGGGGAATTTGAAGCGCAGGCGGTCGAACCCGCCGCCCGAGTCGCCGCACTCGTATTGATATCCGTACCCGGGAGCGGGAGGCGCGCCGGTCTCCGCCATCTTCCAGGTGGCAAGTATCAGGTCGGAGGTCCAGCGATGATCGCCCAGCACCTTCATCATGGGATTTTCCACCATCTTCAACGCGCCGTTGGGGCAGAGGTCCACGCAGTAATGTCCGGTGTCCTTGCACGAGGGCCCGATGCATACGTTGTGTCGCGGGTTGGCGAAATACTTGTAGCCGCCCTTGAGCACGTGAACGCCCTGAGGGCACGCCTCGGCGCATTTGCCGCACAGTTTGCAGGCATCGCTGCGGCGAATAATATATTTGGCGATCTCGTTGCGATAACGCGGCGGCGCCGGCTTGATTACGCGCCGGACCTCGACCTGTGGCACCAGCGTCTCGATAGTGCTTTGCGGCAGGTCCTGTTCAGCCATTTCTTCTTGTACCAAAGAGTTTGCCAAAGGTTGCCTCCTCGAGTTCCTCAAAGAAAAGCGCCCTGCCCGCCTCGCCGCGCAGGCGGCGCACATCGCGTATACCCATTGCGCCCATGACCTCTATCAACTGGTCGTGCCATGCGGCGATCAGGTTGGTCATGCGGCCCACGCCGTAATCCGTATCAATCTCCCTGATGCCGGCCCGGCAGGCCAGGCCGTCGTTGCACTGCCTGCACAGGGTGCACTCCAGGGCTATTAACAAAGGCAGGTTAACGGAAACCAGGTCCGCGCCGCAGATGATCTGCTTGGCCATGTGCTCGGCCAGCGCGACGCCCCCGCCGGATATCAGCGTGACCTCGTTCCTGATGCCGCGCTGAACCAGCGACGTATGTATTTGCCGAAACATGTCCTTTATGAACCGCGGGCTGCCGGCGTTAAGCTCGTTGCCGTTGACGTCGGCCACCAGGTGCAGGGCCTCGATATACGGTTCCCCCGCCAGCTCAATGCTGCGCTCCACGCCTTGCGCATCCAGGTCGATCCTGACCGCCACCACGATAGCGGGATTAACGGCCTTGAGCTCCGCAATGCGCTGTTCCAGGCCGGCGCCGTCCCCGATCTCCACCAATCTCATTTTCCGCAGCAGTGCGGCAGCAGGCAGAGCCGATGAGGGGCCGATGTAGGCGGCCAGGCCGGGCAGATACTGCTCCAGGTCGTTGCCCAGCAGGTCCCAGTCGTTGAAATCGACGATGGCGATGGTCCCCGTCTGAGCCGCAACCACTTTGAAGATGGGCGGCAGATTGGGCAGCCGGTAGCCCTGCGGCATCATATCGATGACCATGGGGATGGGTATGTCCACCAGCGGCGGCAGACGTCCTTCAAGCGTATTGGTCCCAAATTGCAGCAGGGAGGGTTTCCTGCCGATATCCACGGCCGTGCTGATATACTCGCGGCCGTGTATGCCGTCGCGTGTGGGACGGACTATCTCCGACATATCGGTCCACATCGAATCGAATCCGGGCCCTGAGAAGGGGCCGCGGTACCCGGCGCCCGAGACAGGGATCCTGGCGGTCTCCGCCTGCGTCCAGGTCGTCTCTATCATCTGGGGCGTCCAGTAGCCGTTGCCCAATCGCTCATAAACGGGATTCAGCGCGAGCGAAAGCAGGCCCTTGGTGCACTGCTGCACGCAGGAGAAGCAGCCCATGCACTGGAAAAAGAGGGCGTCCATCTCGCGCAAATCGCGTATATAAGCAGCTTCCTCGCGGTAGCGATCGAACACGCAGGCACGCTTGACGCAGTTGTGGCAACCGGCGCAGTCCTCGCGCCAGTCGACCACGCCGCACCTGCCTATGCGCGGCCGCCGCGGCGGCACCGGTCTGGTTTTGATGTGATACTTGTCAGGCATATCTTCTTTCCCCGCTTAAAGGGCCATGGATATCAGCGCGGGCACGGCCGATTCGTTGCCCCCGGAAAAGATGTGTATACCGCGCAGCCCCGGCAGGGCCTTGAGCCTGCCGATCATCTCGGCGCAGATGGCCAGCCCCTCTTTTCGCTGGGCTTCTTCGCCGCCGGCCGACTCCAGGCGTGTGATCACATCATCCGGAATATTGAAATCCGTGAATGTATCCTTCATCCTCTTCGCTTCAGCCGCGCTGCCGAGCGGCAGTACGCCGGCCAGGATGGCGGTCTTTTGAGCAATTGCTTCGCCTCTGAGGGTATCGAGCCACAGTTTGAAGTCTTCGATATCGAAGACGGCCTGTGTCTGCAAGAACCCGGCCCCCGCCCTGATCTTCTTTTTGATGCGCATAACATTGAGTTCGAGCGGCCTGAGCGCCGGATTGGCGGCGGCGCCCGCCAGCATGGAGAAGGGACCTTCGATCTTGCGCCCGTCCATCAGCAACCCCTCTTCAGCCATAGCATTTACCGCGGCGATGAGCTGGATCGAATCGATGTCGAAGACGCCCGCCGAATCGGGGCACGCGATGAGGGTCTGATGGTACCCGCTGAGACAGAGAACGTTCTTGATGCCCAGTGAAACTGCGCCGAGCAGGTCGGATTGCAGGGCGATGCGGTTCCTGTCCCTGGTCACGACCTGATAAACAGGTTCGATACCGGCACGGAGCAGGGTGATGGACGCGGCAAGGCTGGACATGGCCACGCCGTAATGGTTGTCGGCGACGTTTACGGCAACGGGGCCGTCCCTCAAAGCGGCGGCGCACTCTTCCACAACGCGTGTGCCCGCCCCGGGACGGGGCAGATACTCCGCCGTCAGTATGAAATCCGTACCCGCGATTTTCGCGGCCAGTCTGCTGTCAGGTTTCATGAGATTACTTCTACTCCTTATCGAGCTCCAGCTCGTCGCCCGCGTATGCGCTGCGCGGCGATGTTTCGATCCTGTTACGGAAGGCTTCCAGCTCTTTTCTGACCTGCTCCACGCCGCCTTCGCCCGGCTGGATCATGACCATGCGCCCGCGGCCCAGGCCTATCTCCTCCAGCAGGGCATCCACCGCCTCCACCCGTTTTTGAGCGCGCAGGTTCCCCTCGATATAACGGCAATCACCTTTATTACATGTGACCACGGCCACTCCGTCCGCGCCGGTCTCGAAGGACTTGGTCAGGTAGAGGATATCGACCTTACCGGAACACGGCAACGGGATCAGCCTGACCTCAATCCCCTGCATGCTATCTCCTCCCGACAGCTCGGACGGATCCAGGCTGCTTGAGCAGCAGAAGAGATCGATCTTGACCCTGGCCTTATTTGCTACGTACATTTCATGCCACCTATACGGCTTATGGAAGCCTGTTGCCGTATTATAGCAGCACAATATGGGGCTGTCAAAATCTTTTGTCACAAATTTGCCGCAAGGCAAGCTGAAAATGGAAACGGCCCGGTTAAGGGCCGTTTCATAATAGTCTATGGTTTTAGATATCTTTGATTAATACCTTCTCGAGCCGCCTCTGCCGCCGCCGTAGCCTCCGCGCTGGCCGAAGGAGGACTTGCCTCCACGACCACCGCCGCCGCCGCTGCGTCCGCCGCCACCGCCGCCCTCTCCTCTCGGTCGGGCGCCGTTGACGGTGATGGCACGTTCCTTTAGCTTCTTGCCGTTCAGTCCGGCGATGGCCGCCTGGCCTTCCTGCAATTTGGGCATCTCCACAAATCCGAAGCCTTTGGATTGCCCGCTGTAGTTGTCCTTGATAATGGCAACAGACGAGACCTCGCCGAAGGCTTCGAACTCAGTCCTGATGTCGCTCTCGGTTACCTCGTAAGCCAGGTTCCCCACGTATATATTCATGGTACGATTATTTCCTCCTTAATTTAAAAGGCGCGGGGATAGAATCTCTCCTTGCGCCCGCAGTGCCTGCCGCGATTACCTTCTGGGATTTATGGTGCTATAGCAATCGCTGCAGTAAACCGGTTTGTCCTGTCGCGGCTCGAAGGGGACCTCGGTCTCTTTGCCGCACTGTGCGCACTGCGCGGGGTACATCTTGCGCTGGTAGCCTGACCTGCCGCCGTCGCGGCTTGATTTCCTGGCCTGCCTGCAATCGGGGCAGCGTTTGGGCTCATTGGCGAACCCCTTGGATGCGTAGAACTCCTGCTCCGTCGCGGTGAAGGTGAAATCCTTGCTGCAATCCGCGCAGTTGATAGTTTTGTCGGTGAAACCCATGTGATGACCTCCTGATTTAATTTTAATGGCTTTTGGTTGCGGTCATCCAACATGAGAAGATATTAGAGGAAGATCGAGAGTTAATCTACCGAAGCTGGCAATAACCTTTACAGAAACCACTATGTATACTTTACAATAAAATACTACATAATGCAATTGGTCGATAATACGCTGTCACTATTTAACACCGGGCTTCCGCATCTGTTATACTTCTCTTTCCCAAATTTAATATGAATGATCTGAGTTTCTTCAGACGTTACACCGCACCCTGTCTGGTCGCTTTCCTGGGGTCGACTTTCCTGTGGGCCATCCTGACCTATATCACGATCTACTGGGTGGACATGGGCTACAGCCACCTGCAGGTGGGGATACTGATTGCCGTTTTCCCGCTGGTGTCCCTGGCCCTGATGATACCTTTCGGTGTTTTCGTCGACCGCATCTCGCCAAAAAAGCTGATCCTGGCCAGCCAGTTTATCTTCGCCCTTAGCATCTCGGGGCTGATGATGACGCAGGATTTCTGGCTGACCATGCTGTTGCTGGCGGTGGGCGGCGCAGGCAACGCGCTTTTCAATAACGCACTTCCCGCGCTCTTCTACAAGACCCTGGGCAGCAGCATACGCGGCCTCAAGCTGGGTTTTTTTACGGCAGGCATACTGGTAGGGTACGGGCTGGGCTCCCTGCTGGGTGGTTACATATACACGGACTTCGATATGAACGCCATCTTCCTGTTCGCACTGATCGGTACGGTCCCCATGTTGCTGCTGAGCCTGCTGCTGGCGGACGTCCCCGGCACCAGAATCAAGCTCAGCGATTACCGGGCCGACCTTTCCAGTAAGTCGGTGCTTGTCTTCGTCATACTTGTTTTCGCATTCTCCCTGCACGCCGGGGCAGAGCAGTCCAGCTTCAGCCTCTTCCTCAACAAGGACATCGGGATGGACAAGGAAGCGGTGGGCTGGCTGTACTTCATCCATGCCAACGTTATGGCCGTGCTTTCGATCGTCAGCGGGTACTATGCCGATCGCGTCAACTCGCGGGGAAAGGGGCTGGCCGCACTTTATTACGCCGGTATAGCCCTGTCGGGCCTGACCAATATACTGCTGATGTTCACCACTAACTTCGGCAATGTCCTGGCCACGCGCCTGACCCATGCCGTGGGCGACAGCCTGACGCTGGTGACCCGCAGCCTGATAGTATCCAACCTCTTCATCACCACTCGCATGGGCGGCAACCTGGCCACCGTCCAGACCACCGTGACGCTGGGTACCCTCTGCGGCGCCATCATCAGCGGGGCATTCACGGGATATGCGACTGGATTCGCCATCGCCGGCGCCGCGGCCGTCCTGGCGGTGATTTATGCGTTAATCGTCAAGCCTGAATTCTGACCGTGTTTTGAGTTAGAATATAGACAGTATGGCTTCCCGGGTGATGCAGTATGCCGGCTAACCTGACGCCGCAGTATTTTGAAGCGGAGCGACGCTTCAAGAGCGCAACCACGCCGGAGGAGAAGATCCAGGCGCTGGAGGCCATGCTGGCTGTGATGCCCAAACATAAGGGCACCGACCATCTGCAGGCCGACCTGCGGCGCAAGATCGCCAAAATCAGCGAAGAGGCCGAGAGAAAATACGCCACCAGCCGGAAAAACTTCAATGTGCGCAGGGAGGGGGCGGGACAGGTGGGGCTGATCGGACCACCCAACACAGGCAAGTCGCTGCTGCTGTCCTCACTGACCAGCGTAAAGCCTGAGGTTGCCGCTTATCCCTTTACCACCAAGTCGCCCAACGTGGGCATGATGCCCTTCGAGAACATCCAGATACAACTGGTGGACATGCCCGCCATCAACATGGAGGAGTCGCGCGTCTGGGCCAACACGGTGCTGCGCAATGCCGACCTGCTGGCCATCGTGGTGGACCTCACCAGCGATCCCGTACGACAGGTGGAAGAAACGCTGCAGGGGCTGGAGGATATTTCGGTCGTGCCTTTTAAGCCCGGTGCAGACAACAGAGGCACCGGCCTGAGGGAACGGCGCGCCTTTATCATAGCCAACGTGGGAGACCTGGATATAGACGATGAAGGAATTAACGCCCTTAATGCCAGGTTCGGTGGGTGGCTGGACGCAGTCAGAGTATCGGCAGCGGAAAAACAGAACCTGGAGGAGCTCAAACGTCAGATCTTTACGCGCCTCAAGATC
This genomic window from Dehalococcoidia bacterium contains:
- a CDS encoding glutamate synthase-related protein translates to MANSLVQEEMAEQDLPQSTIETLVPQVEVRRVIKPAPPRYRNEIAKYIIRRSDACKLCGKCAEACPQGVHVLKGGYKYFANPRHNVCIGPSCKDTGHYCVDLCPNGALKMVENPMMKVLGDHRWTSDLILATWKMAETGAPPAPGYGYQYECGDSGGGFDRLRFKFPAVPPIDLAPDQIDTSLELNRRGDGRPQIKIDVPWYGGGMSFGSVSNVTQLSKAQAAVAFNTFTCTGEGGYMERLRPYDEHTITQVATGLFGVREETIQRVRIVEFKYAQGAKPGLGGHLLADKVTPAVAKMRETVTGISLFSPFPFHSVYSIEDHKKHMDWIKHINRHALVSAKVSTPADVDMVAVGSYSAGAHIVHMDGGYGGTGAAPDIAKKNIAMPIEYAIVKVHDFLTREGVRDKITLMASGGLRNAHDIAKAIALGADGVVVGTGELVALGCVRCARCESGRGCPRGIATTDPGLQGQFNVEWGSQRVINLYNAWRIELVDILRRLGLRSVSELRGRTDLLEHLDYSNDAGQTG
- a CDS encoding glutamate synthase-related protein — its product is MPDKYHIKTRPVPPRRPRIGRCGVVDWREDCAGCHNCVKRACVFDRYREEAAYIRDLREMDALFFQCMGCFSCVQQCTKGLLSLALNPVYERLGNGYWTPQMIETTWTQAETARIPVSGAGYRGPFSGPGFDSMWTDMSEIVRPTRDGIHGREYISTAVDIGRKPSLLQFGTNTLEGRLPPLVDIPIPMVIDMMPQGYRLPNLPPIFKVVAAQTGTIAIVDFNDWDLLGNDLEQYLPGLAAYIGPSSALPAAALLRKMRLVEIGDGAGLEQRIAELKAVNPAIVVAVRIDLDAQGVERSIELAGEPYIEALHLVADVNGNELNAGSPRFIKDMFRQIHTSLVQRGIRNEVTLISGGGVALAEHMAKQIICGADLVSVNLPLLIALECTLCRQCNDGLACRAGIREIDTDYGVGRMTNLIAAWHDQLIEVMGAMGIRDVRRLRGEAGRALFFEELEEATFGKLFGTRRNG
- a CDS encoding methylenetetrahydrofolate reductase — its product is MKPDSRLAAKIAGTDFILTAEYLPRPGAGTRVVEECAAALRDGPVAVNVADNHYGVAMSSLAASITLLRAGIEPVYQVVTRDRNRIALQSDLLGAVSLGIKNVLCLSGYHQTLIACPDSAGVFDIDSIQLIAAVNAMAEEGLLMDGRKIEGPFSMLAGAAANPALRPLELNVMRIKKKIRAGAGFLQTQAVFDIEDFKLWLDTLRGEAIAQKTAILAGVLPLGSAAEAKRMKDTFTDFNIPDDVITRLESAGGEEAQRKEGLAICAEMIGRLKALPGLRGIHIFSGGNESAVPALISMAL
- a CDS encoding hydrogenase iron-sulfur subunit: MYVANKARVKIDLFCCSSSLDPSELSGGDSMQGIEVRLIPLPCSGKVDILYLTKSFETGADGVAVVTCNKGDCRYIEGNLRAQKRVEAVDALLEEIGLGRGRMVMIQPGEGGVEQVRKELEAFRNRIETSPRSAYAGDELELDKE
- a CDS encoding RNA-binding protein produces the protein MNIYVGNLAYEVTESDIRTEFEAFGEVSSVAIIKDNYSGQSKGFGFVEMPKLQEGQAAIAGLNGKKLKERAITVNGARPRGEGGGGGGRSGGGGGRGGKSSFGQRGGYGGGRGGSRRY
- a CDS encoding zinc-ribbon domain containing protein, with the translated sequence MGFTDKTINCADCSKDFTFTATEQEFYASKGFANEPKRCPDCRQARKSSRDGGRSGYQRKMYPAQCAQCGKETEVPFEPRQDKPVYCSDCYSTINPRR
- a CDS encoding MFS transporter; the protein is MNDLSFFRRYTAPCLVAFLGSTFLWAILTYITIYWVDMGYSHLQVGILIAVFPLVSLALMIPFGVFVDRISPKKLILASQFIFALSISGLMMTQDFWLTMLLLAVGGAGNALFNNALPALFYKTLGSSIRGLKLGFFTAGILVGYGLGSLLGGYIYTDFDMNAIFLFALIGTVPMLLLSLLLADVPGTRIKLSDYRADLSSKSVLVFVILVFAFSLHAGAEQSSFSLFLNKDIGMDKEAVGWLYFIHANVMAVLSIVSGYYADRVNSRGKGLAALYYAGIALSGLTNILLMFTTNFGNVLATRLTHAVGDSLTLVTRSLIVSNLFITTRMGGNLATVQTTVTLGTLCGAIISGAFTGYATGFAIAGAAAVLAVIYALIVKPEF
- a CDS encoding GTPase; protein product: MPANLTPQYFEAERRFKSATTPEEKIQALEAMLAVMPKHKGTDHLQADLRRKIAKISEEAERKYATSRKNFNVRREGAGQVGLIGPPNTGKSLLLSSLTSVKPEVAAYPFTTKSPNVGMMPFENIQIQLVDMPAINMEESRVWANTVLRNADLLAIVVDLTSDPVRQVEETLQGLEDISVVPFKPGADNRGTGLRERRAFIIANVGDLDIDDEGINALNARFGGWLDAVRVSAAEKQNLEELKRQIFTRLKIMRVHTKSPGARVDLTDPVILPAGATIKDAAEAVHKDFKSGLRYAVIWGSGKFDGQRVGPEHVLRDNDIIELHV